Below is a genomic region from Lutra lutra chromosome 18, mLutLut1.2, whole genome shotgun sequence.
GAGGGCTCCACACACAGGGAACCCGTGGAAGCCAGGGGTAACCCAGCGGTGCTGGGGCAGCCCTGGGGCACCAGGGGGCTCATAGTAGGGAGCAGAGATGGGCCACACTGCAGCCCCGGACCTTCTCCTTCCGTTACCCCCACCACGCTTTCCCcgcccagcaccctgggaccccGTCCCCAGATGGATCCTGCCATGCGGGACCCCTCCGGTGGCTCTGGTGGCCTGATGCaaccctgctccccctccccaggacccTGCTGGCCTCAGGGCCTGGGTCCACAGCTGTGCCACTGCGAGCCCAGAAGGGTCAAGGTCTCTGAGGCAGCTGGAGAATGCCGAGCTGTGTCGTGGCCTCACCTTTCCCACGAGCCTGGCCGGGCGGTGGGGGCCAGGATCCCAGGAAGCCATCCCTCAGCTCCGTGGTCTGGTGGATTGTCTCTACACGGGGACAAACCTTCCAGACCCCAGCAGCCACGACACAACCAGGGACAACCAATGGCCAGCCGGCAGCCGCTCAGCATCCACCTTGCCCCTCAGTCCCCTGGCAGCCGTcgcagggggcaggggctggacaCTCCCTGAGTTTTGCTCCTGAGCTGCCCTGCACGGGTCGGCGGGGGGGGTGCTTGCAGGGCCCTCCTTCAcggaggtgaggggtgggggatggtgcaTGGACAGGTGGGCACTGGGAGCCCTGTACCTGCTGTACCCCAGCCTGACTCACCCTCCGGTTAAGGAGAGGCCAGCAGGACACTGGCCACCCGAGGTGACCGAGGTGCCTGAGAGTGGGGGGGGCCCCACCCCTGGCTCAGAGTCTCCAGGCATCTGTCCTCCTGGGTGCCCTCCCAGTgctggggaggtggcagggagaggccccAGGGGTCTTATGCCTGGCACCCTGCAGCAGAAGCTCACAACCCTGGGCCCAGTCCCTCAGGGCAGAGCCAGCCAGCCGCACAGGGACAGCGTCCAGGGCACACGGAGGAGAAAGCTGGGGCTTTGGTCATGGCTGGGGTGATGACAGCTGTGGCTTCCACGGTGGCAGGAGGGGACGCTTCCTCTGCGGGGTCCTGCGGGTGGCTCCAGCAGACAGAGGGCCCCAGTCCGAGGCTCAGCAGGCTCAGAGCTGCTGGTGGGGGGGCACTGGGTCACGGTGAGCAATGCAGGGGCCTCTACAGTCCTCTCCGGATGGGAACCAAGGCCACCACAGGCAGCAGGAACTGCCCGGGCAAAGGCTCTGAACCCCCACCTCCCCCGGCCTGGGCAGGAGGTCCGTAGGTAAAACCCACCTGCCCAGGCTACGGCACCTCCACCCAGAACCACGCCGACAAGTAGAAAACTAATACGCTCTTTATTTGGGGGCCTGGGGACAGTCCCTGCCCACATCCAGCCAGGCCGCAGAGGCACCCGCCGTGGTGCCAGCCCCAGTCACTGGTAGCCGGCCAGCTGCAGGACGGTGGGGTAGCGGGCACGGTGGGCCATGCACTTCTGGCGGTCGATGAAGAGGCTGTTGGTCTTGACAGCCAGGTCCTTCTCCAGGTGCATGCGCGTGTCCTCCAGGTTGCGTAGTGACTGCTCggcttccagaagcttctcctTCAGCGCCGCAAGGGACGTGTTCAGCTCCTCCACCTCACTCACCAGCCTGGGGGGCCGGGGAGGAAGGCATGAGCTGGGGCCTCCAGGCTGGGACAGGCAAGGCCTGGGAGCCCTGGTGAGGGGTCCCAGGCCAAGCTGCGGGGCCACAGGAGGACCCGAAAGTCCAAAGGGAGACCCGCCAGCCATGTGGAGTGGGCCGGGCCAGGATGCCACACGGGCCCCGCGGCAGGTGGGAGAGGGCACGCAGTGTGCTCCCAGCCTGCAGCCCCACAGGGCCACCGCGCTGGGCCTGAGCTGGGACTTCTGCTGCCGTCCCTGTCCCCCGCCCACCGGAAGAGCCCACATGGGCAGCACTCCGTAGGGCTGAGCTCAGTGACACCCGCCGCAGTTAGGTGCAGTGCTGGCGGAGCGTGGAGGCTCCTGGGTCCCAGTGTTCCTGGAGCCTGGAGGCAGGCTGGACGGACCCCGGGTGCTGCCCAAGGCCCCAGTACCCTGCACGTgctgaaggcagggagggagccaTGCCGGGGGGATTCTGCCAACAAGGGCAGAAACACCAGAGACCCCATCCTGCCTCGGCTTTGAGCCAGGGCCAAGGGGCCACCCGTGCCATGGGGGGTCTGGATGGGGGGCCCGAGGCGGCGTGGGATGGAGGCCAGGGGCCTCAGGGGCTCAGCCTCTCAAACCCTGAGATCCCTTGCCGGCAAGACTGCACAGCACAGGGTGAGGCAGGAAGTGCCACACTGTCCGTGACACTCAGTGCCCTGAAAGGCACATCCGCGTCTAGTTGTGTGGGCGGGGGGCAGGGTGTTTGTGGGGCCCAGAGGCCAAGGAGGCCGGGCTGAGGGGGACACAGGCAAGCCTGTCCTCAGGACTGCCCCTGAGCCACAGCCCTGGCGGGCACCTGAACTGCGCGGCGTCCCGGCACAGCTCCACGTTGGGCCTGTGCGAGCGCTGGTACAGACGGGTCTGAGCCACCTTCAGGGGCGCCTCCTTGTCCTTGATGGCCTGCTTCAGCATGGCTATGTTGTGCTCCTGGTCTGTGATCTCCCGCAGCGTCTGCACACAGGACAGTCCCTGGGGGAGCTAGCGTGACCCCCACCGCACCCCCCGCCCTGTCCACGGACTCGGGGGGACGTATGGAGGCAGGAAGATGTGTTCGGCCCCCTCGGCCCCACCAAGGGCACCCAGGGGGCCGGGGTGGGGCTGCAAAGCCTACTGTCCAGCAGCTCTGGCCTGagcacccccccccgcccccacgctGCTGGTCACTGGGCCCCAACCCTGCTGAAGAACCAGAGAGACATGGCGGCAGCAAAGGGCACCCTGAGAGCCCAGGGTCAGAGAGCCCTAGTAGGCCTGGCCACCTCCTGCCACCTTCCCTCTTGCTCTTGCCTGACAGCCACCCCCAGTGTCACCTGGTTTTGTATTGGCTTAATGAGGGCCCAGGGAGGAGTGGGTCCTTGGAGCCTGGGGTCCCTCAGGCTGGACAGGATAGAGGACGACGGCCCGGTCCCGCCAGGTTGTGACCAAGCCAGGGGCGGGGCTGGTCCACAGGGAGCGGGgtttgttgggggtgggaggtgggggctgggtaCGGGGTCGGGGCCTGATGGGGCGGTACCTGGGCGGGGTCTGGGTGGGACGAGGGACCGGACGTGGCCTGGGTGGGACCGGCCCTGGTGgtgcctgggggcggggcctagGGGCGCGGATCGGGCCTGAAGGGGCGGTAGCTGGGAGAGGCTGGAGTAGGGCGAGGGACGCGTCGTggcctgggtggggctgggccgGGACGGGGTCAGGGGCGGGGCCTTACGGGGAGGGGCCGGGCCTGGGCGTGTCCGGTGGGCGGAGCCttgtggggcggggcggggcgtgaGCCGGCGCCGCGTCTGGGCGTGGtctggtggggtggggcggggccggggcctcACCTTGTGCAGGTGGTTCTCCAGCTTGTGGCGCGCGTCCTCCAGCTCCTCACAGCGGCGCTCGAAGGCCAGGTTCACCGCGTCGCACTGCAGCCGCAGGTCCTCGGCCGTGTCCCGCAGGATGCAGTCGACGAGCACCCGCAGGTTGGCCGAGGCCAGGCGCTCCCGCTCCGCGCGGTGCAGGTTGTCCTGGGTGAACCCGGCCCACGTCTCGTGCGTGGAGGCGCTGCGGGCGGGCACGGATTGCCGACGGCTCCTGTGACCCGGCCCTCCCCTGCGCCCCGAGACCACTGCGCCCGCACGAGTCAGCACCTCCAGCGCGGCCCCGCGGCCCTGTGCCCCCTcgcgccccccgcgccccgcGGCGTGCTGGCTGCGCGCCCCCTGCCGGCCGCCCGAGGAGCTGCCGGTAACCCTAAGCCCCTGGTGAGCCGGGGGTGCGGGGTGCTTGCGCGGGGGTCCGGGGTGCTTGCGCGGGGTTCCTGGCTCGCCCGCCCAGCCTGTGGGCAGAAGAGCCGCACACAGGGCCCTCCGTGCGAGAGCGtcaggggcggggggctgggggacgGTCCCCAGCACAGGGCGCAGGAGCACAGGCACGGGGTGGGCACCGGGGTTTGGAGGGGGCtccctgggaggggctggggcggaGGTGGCCCACCTCTCCTCGAACTTGGCCGAGTGCGGGTGGAACTGCACCTCCGTGCTCTGGTTGTGGTAGAGCGCGCACGTCTGGTCGATGTTGTAGGCCTCCACCTTGTCAGACCAGTCCATCTCACACGTTTCCTTGTGCTCTCGGTTCAGCCTGGGGTGGGCAGGGTCTGTGTTTGTGGAGGGGGCACAGGGCACCACCCCAGGAGCCAGCACACACCCCCTTCTCCACTGTGAACCAGTCCACCTCATCTGTCCAGGACAGGGGTCCTCGGGCCACCCAGGCTCTGCCTGGCCAACAGCGTCCAGGAGCAGATGTTCCCGGCCCTGGAAGGCTGGCCTGGGTTCTGGACGCCCAGACCCCCAGGCCATGCAGGAGTCTGCACCCCCACCAGTTGCCCCTACCTCCCCCGTCCTCCTGGCTGAGACCCGGGTCAAGCCCCCACCTCTCTGAGACTCCCAGCCTGCTCACCCCAACTTCCTGCCCAGAGCCAGCCCAAGGGGTGAGGAGACACCCTGAGGAGACAGGGTAGACGAGCAACCACCGAGACCCACCGGATCTGGTTCACGGCCTGCGTTATGGTCCTTTTGAGGAGCTCCTGAATGTTCCGGATAAGCTCGGCTTCCTGGGGAAGAAGACCCCGCTCCCTGGTGAGGATCAGAGGAGGGCCAGGCCGGTGTGGGCCCATGGTCAGCCCCTTCAATGCCTCGGCCAACACCTGGCCCTGGCTGTACTTGGTTGGGCCCCACAGCCAGCTAGTCGACCCCTATCTCTTTccctggaggctggagggaggagccCCGCTCTTTTTCACTGGGTTTGTTCTGGGCTTTGGAATATTCTGTTTGGTGTGGCACAGTGCAGGGTTTTTTCTGGGGGGCACTAGGGCCAGCTCCCACTCACCTGGcacccacccagcagcccctgggcTCTAGGGGCCATCCCTGCCACCTGCCCCCAGGCAGGGTGGCCAACAACGCCCTGGGCCCCTGGGAACCATGTGCCCTCCCAGCAAGGGCCCTGGGCTCAGAGAggccctctctcctcttcttgccTTTCAAGGGGGAACCTGTGTGCCTTTCTGCTCCTGCGGTGGCCCTGTTTTCTGTGCACAAACAGTCTGCTACCCCCATTTGGACTTTTACCTCCATCTGGCTCTAAACCCAGGGTCTGTCCCCAGGTCTCTCTCCCTGTACCTGGACCATTGTTCATGTTTTCACAGTGGGAAGGTGGGGTAACGCttagggagggggaggggggtgtctctTGGTTAAGGGCCCAGGGAGCTCCAGCCAGAGCCCTGGAAGCTCGTTGAGCAGCTGAGTGTGGGGGTGAGGTGGAGGGACACCGAGGAGGGCattggggctgggagaggggagactCAAGGTTCTGGGCTGAGCCTGGAGTGCACAGGGGGTGCCCCGCATCTCCCAGGAACGCCCACAGCCTGCAGTTCACAAGTAAGGTCCCCAGGATCTGAGAGGTGCTTGGAGCAGAGGACTGGCCTGGGTCATTCCCTGATGCTTGTGAGGCTCCCCCAAGGACAGGTCCTGCTGAGCTTGGAGTGGGGAAGCCTTGGGGTATGAAAGTGACCTCCATCCCACCCTCATCATCAGCACCTGAATACTGGGCTGGGCCTGGATTCCCAGCACAGGCATCAGGGAGGGGGAGCTATGGTGCACTTGGCCTTTAGGAGCTCAGGCTCAGGCTTAATTTGCATGAGCTAGGATGCCCCAACGGTCTACCCAGCCGGTGCCAGGACCCAAGGGTGGCCACGGGGCTGCCCCTGAGTGCAGGAGCCTACAGGACCCAACTTGCCAGCCCTGCCTGTATCCCAGACCTCAGGTTCCGCCCGCACTGGGCTCAGCTCAGTCCCTGTCCCATCCATGGGGTGTATGCTGGGGGGCATCAGGCTTGTGGATGGACCTCGCCTCAGTGGCCTTGGAGTGTCCCATCCTTAGGCAAATGTAACCTGACACACATCCAGGTGTGAATTCTGTTCCCCTCACCCCAGGATGAGCAAtgattggggtgggggcagcgcAGAGGCCCTGGACATGGGCTGGGGTGAGCGGATGTGAGGTCCAGCTCCAGCCCCCGTACCTGCTCAAACCCCTACACTGGGACCTGTCCCCATGCCATGGTGTCCCCGACTCAGCAGGTCCAAGCTGGGGCCCACTTTGCAAGGAGCTGAGCCTCCCCCAGTGTCCACTGTGAGCACTGGGCTCTGGGAAGGTCAGACTGGGCACCCTTCTGGGGTCAGGGCTGGCGCCTCCGTCCTGTGTGGCCTGAGCCCTGACCCTGTGGCCCCAGCAACTTGTGGGTCCCCAACCTACAAACAGAGCTGGTGTCACTGTGCCTGGGTGTGGACCCGGGCGTGTGTGCCAAGGGTTACGTGCTCTGAGTATTTCCCGTGTGTGCAGAGGGGCGTGGGCTCCACGAGTCTGCGTGGTCGTGGGGGCGCCAGGGAGAACCACCCCCCCCCTCGACCCTGTGCAGGCCACACTccctgaggtgggggagggccaCGGGGCATGCGGCTCCCGGAGCACCTTCAGCAGCTCCATTTCCACGAAGTCGCGGACAAGGTCGGGGTGCTGGCGGTGCTCGCGGCACTGCAAGTTGTCGGTGGTGATGGAGAAGGGCACGGCGGTGGCGTCCAGGGCGCGCTGCAGCCGCTGCTTCTGGGCCAGCAGCAGGTCGGTCTCCGCGGCCAGCTCGTGCACCTCCTGCTGCAGCTCCGACTTCCAGCAGTGCGTGTCCTGCAGCCGCGCGCCCACCTTCCGGGTGGAGTCCTCCTGCGAGCGCCGGGCCAGCGCCTCTGTCTCCGCCGCCAGCTGATGGCTCTCGTGGCGCTGCTGCTCCGACTGGTCGCGGTCGGCGAAGGCTTGGTGGTAGCGGGCATAGCAGTTCTGGAACCACTCGTCCGCCAGGTACTTGGCCGAGCGGAAGCCGGCGGTGGCCAGGCCCGAGGACGTATGGGCACCCGTGTTCCGAGCCACATCGTACAGCTTCCGGGGCAGCTCACAGGCCGGCACCGTCTGCGGGGCCGGCTCCTTGGTCAGGAGAACGTCCGTCTGCGCCATGGTGCTCCCCGCCCCCGATCCCCCGGGGAGGGATGGTCAGTGGTCAGGGCAGCGGTCAGCGGGGCAGGTCCCAGccactctgtgcccagcaggacATTTCTGGTCTCCCAGCGACAGGTACACACAAGCCCTCTGTTGCTGGGCAACTGGCCCCCTCCCCTAGAGGCTCTCTTAAAGGGCCAggcaggccccagccccagcacccaTCCTGGCCCACATGTGGCGTCTGCCCAGAATTGCACCGGGACGGTGGCCTGACACCAGGGCCCGTTGTCCCCTGCCCATCTTACTCGTCCCAGGGAGCAGGTCCCCCGGACACGCACGGGGGTGGGCCTGTCTTTGAAGGGGTTTGAATTCAGCCTCCAGGGGATACCTTGGACCCAGACACCCGCATCTTCTCCACACGGGTAGAAGCAGATCACGACAGTGTCCCCAAGGCCACGCAGGGCCAGCCTCATGGCAGAAGCcacaggagcaggaaggaggcctCTTCCCCAGGGCACAGCTCCTCCGGCCCCATCCTGCCAGCCACGGAAGCGCCAGGGGCGATCTCCAGCAccaccagcagagggcagcattGGCCGCAAAAATGttctgggaagggggtgggacaGTGGCTGGGGGAAGGTCTCTTCTCCCTCCGGAGCCTGTCTCCCACCCGATCCACAGCCTGGATGGCCTTTCCCACCCCGCACGCCTCATTAGCCCCAGAGGAGCCCCCAACAGTGCACCTGCAGGATGCCTGTGTCACCCCACGCCCCCCCATCCCACAGCCCCTGTCCCTCCACATACCATGCTGTTCTGTCCCAGCTTGGGCCACACCAGCCCTAGACCTCAGGTACATCAGCCTCGGCCTGGCTGTGCCCCCTCCTGGGGGCCTGACCTCTGTGCCCTGTTGGCAGGGGCCCTGGGGCCAAGCATGTCTGCCACCTGACCCAAAGCCAGTGCTTCATAAATGTGGGCCTTCATAAATGTGGCCCCAGATTTCCCCAGCTGAGACTGGACCTGAGCCTGTCCTCAAGGGCAAGAGGTCAGGGGGGCCTCTCTGTGCTTTGTGTCTCCTGACGGCATTGCACACACAGGGCCCACTCAGGACAGGGCCAAAGGGGAGACCCCTGGCCCTACCTGTTACTTGGACCCTGCTTTGCACACAGCATCTGTCCTCTGAGGCCAGAGCTGCCCCAATGACCTGCTGACCCAGGGAGCTTGCTGAACACGGGGCCAGGGGCAAACTCAGGAGAACCTGGGGACGTGACAGGACATGGTCCCCAAGGCAGGTGCTCGGGAATGACCGGGTCCCCAGCAAGGCCGGTCCACAGGACGTGACTGGGTGCCTGTCAGGGGACTGGGCCCCCCACCCCGGACAGTGGCAGATCCATCCCTTGTCCAGAGGCAGAAGTGAACATGCCACGGGAGTCTGGCCCTGCCCTTGTCACCCTGTGGCGAGGCCGGTGGTCCTGGGCCTGTTTCTCCTCTGCGGAGGGGTCATGCCGTCTGCTGCGTGGGGCGGCTGGCGCGGTGCCCAGTGCTGGGAGTGACCGGCGCCTCCCaagccccttcctgcccctccagctCCCCAGCCTTGCGGGGTCTCTGGGCTCGACGCAGCAGGCCGATTGCCAGTGTCGGGTTCAAAGCAGCGGCTGAGTGATACGCAGGCTTATTGGATTTGCTGCCAAAATGCATTTGAGCCGAGAAAATTGAGGTGCTCGCCCGCTGCCCTCTCCCCTGCCATGGCCAGACAGCAGTTTGGGACCTGCCATGGGGTCAGGGAGGTCCTGAGGCCCCCCAG
It encodes:
- the TEKT4 gene encoding tektin-4 isoform X2 gives rise to the protein MAQTDVLLTKEPAPQTVPACELPRKLYDVARNTGAHTSSGLATAGFRSAKYLADEWFQNCYARYHQAFADRDQSEQQRHESHQLAAETEALARRSQEDSTRKEAELIRNIQELLKRTITQAVNQIRLNREHKETCEMDWSDKVEAYNIDQTCALYHNQSTEVQFHPHSAKFEESASTHETWAGFTQDNLHRAERERLASANLRVLVDCILRDTAEDLRLQCDAVNLAFERRCEELEDARHKLENHLHKTLREITDQEHNIAMLKQAIKDKEAPLKVAQTRLYQRSHRPNVELCRDAAQFRLVSEVEELNTSLAALKEKLLEAEQSLRNLEDTRMHLEKDLAVKTNSLFIDRQKCMAHRARYPTVLQLAGYQ
- the TEKT4 gene encoding tektin-4 isoform X1; protein product: MAQTDVLLTKEPAPQTVPACELPRKLYDVARNTGAHTSSGLATAGFRSAKYLADEWFQNCYARYHQAFADRDQSEQQRHESHQLAAETEALARRSQEDSTRKVGARLQDTHCWKSELQQEVHELAAETDLLLAQKQRLQRALDATAVPFSITTDNLQCREHRQHPDLVRDFVEMELLKEAELIRNIQELLKRTITQAVNQIRLNREHKETCEMDWSDKVEAYNIDQTCALYHNQSTEVQFHPHSAKFEESASTHETWAGFTQDNLHRAERERLASANLRVLVDCILRDTAEDLRLQCDAVNLAFERRCEELEDARHKLENHLHKTLREITDQEHNIAMLKQAIKDKEAPLKVAQTRLYQRSHRPNVELCRDAAQFRLVSEVEELNTSLAALKEKLLEAEQSLRNLEDTRMHLEKDLAVKTNSLFIDRQKCMAHRARYPTVLQLAGYQ